Below is a window of Anaeromicrobium sediminis DNA.
ATGAACTAGCTAAAGAGCTAGGATACGATGCTGGATTTGGATCAGGAACATTTGCAGAAGATGTTGCATCATTTGCAGTAAATGAAATAGTAGATAGAAATTTAATATAGATAAGATAAAAGTAAAAGGGCAACAGGTATCTGTTGTCCTTTTATTTTTATCTTTATAAGAACTTAAGAAAACAAAAATAGGACTATAGACCTACTGATAAATAATGAAAAAAATGGAAAATGATTTCTAGATATGTAAAAATAAAGAGTGGGTAATATTAAGAGTAATGAAATGAGGTAAAAAATGAAAAATAAAATCTTTGGCATAGTTATTATTTTTATAATGTGTTTTCAAATAATCTCATATGGAGAAGAAAAGAATAGGGTGTTAGTTATAAACTCTTATAGTCCAACCTTTATTAGCTATGATAGATTAGAAGCTGGAATAAGAAGTGTTTTAAAGAAAGAAAATGTAAATTTGCATATGGAATATATGGATAGTAAGAGATTTTCTGATGAAACCCATTTAAGGAATTTCTATGAAAGCTTATCATACAAGCTTTCTAATGGAGAAAAATATGATTTAATAATGGCTACGGATGATAATGCATTATTATTTGTAGAAAAGTATTATGATGAACTATTTAAAGGGTTACCAGTGGTTTTCTCTGGAGTAAATGATATAGAAAAGGGAATGAGTTTTAATGAAAATCCTAATTTTACAGGAGTATTAGAGGCCATATCCTTAAGGGAGACCTTAGATATTATAGGGAACTTTCAAAGGAATGTGTCTAATGTATATTTTATAATGGATAAAACTACTAGTAGTGATGCCACTATAGAAGAAATAAAAAATACTATGAAATATTATGAGAACCTAAAATTTAGACAATTATCATTGAAAGAAATGTCATTTGATCAACTATTTAGTAAGATATCACGTATAAATAAAAAGGACAGTGTTATTATCATGTCTGCATTTAAGGATATGAATGATAAATCCATGACCTTTGAAGAAAGCCTAAATGAAATAATAAAAAATTCAAAGGCTCCCGTATACCATCTATGGGAACATGGCATTGGAAATGGAATTGTGGGAGGAAAGGTTGTAAGTCAGTATGAACAGGCAAGAACTGCCGCTACCATTGCATTAAATATTTTAAATGGAGAAGAGATAAGTATAATAAAAGTTGTGGAGAAGAGCCCTAATAAATATATTTTTGATTATAAGGAATTGAAAAAACATGATATAAGTTTAAATAAAATTCCAAATAACTCAACTATACTTAATAAACCCTTTGAAGAATTAAGAAAATATAAAGTATGGATTCAAATTACAATAGGGTTTATATTCCTTAGTTTTGTAATAATTATTATTTTGTACAAAAGCATATTAACCAGAAATAAAGTAGAAAAGGAATTAAAAATTCAAAAGTCTTATTTTAAACAATTATTTGAAAAATCTCCAGAAGCCATTTTAATATTAGATGAATATGAAAGAGTAAACCATATAAATAAGAGCTTCATAGAATTGTTTAAAGTAAATATAGAAGATATAAAGGGAAAAACCGTAGAAGAAGTAGCAATAAGATACTTGGAAGATGAAATTACCATAGAGCAGGTCATGGCTAATTGGGAAGATAAATTGAAAAGTGGCGAAATATATAAAGACGTTGTAAGTATTAATGGAAGAAGTGGAAATAGACACTTGAAAATAACTGCATATGCCATAAAAAACGATTCTAATTATATGGGAGCCTACATAATATGTTCAGATATAACCAATGAGAAAGAAAGGGAAGATACAATAGAATATCTAGCATACAAGGATCCTTTAACAGATCTGTATAATAGAAGGTTTTTTAACGACAAGTTAAAGGAAGAAGTACAAAAGGGCAAGGATATAGCTGTAATGTTTATGGATTTAGATGGATTTAAAAAGATTAATGATACCCTAGGCCATGGAGCAGGAGATATTATATTGAAGACTTGCTCTCAGAGACTTATAGATATTATGGGTAAAGGCGAAATAATTGCTAGAATGGGTGGAGATGAATTTATTGCGCTTTTTACTAACCCTGAAAAAATAAATGGAATAATAGGAACGTCCCAAAAAATTATAGAGTCCATAGAAGAGCCCTTTTATACGGATAAAGAAAAAATATATTTATCTGCCAGCATTGGAATAGCCAAATATCCAGAACATGGGCAAGATAGTGGAACATTAATTAAAAATGCGGACATTGCCATGTATAAAGCTAAAAAAAGAAAAGAAGAAAAGATAGAGATATATGTACCAGAGCTTGATGAAAAGATACAAGAAGAATTCATAATAGAAAATAATTTAAGAGGTGCATTAGGTAAAGAAGAAATAAGCGTTAATTATCAGCCCATACTAAATACCCATACAAACAAAATAATAGGAGCAGAAACCCTTATAAGATGGAATAGTCCAGAACTTGGTTATGTATCTCCCTTTAATTTCATCCCCATAGCAGAACAAAATGGTATGATACATGAAATAGGCAGATGGGTATTAAGAGAAGCTTGTAGGCAGAATAAGGAGTGGCAAAATAATGGGTATGATCATATGTTCATAGCTGTAAATGTATCTGTTAAACAATTGGAAAAGAAGGATTTTGCTAAGACCGTAATAGATATTTTAAATGAAACAGGCCTTGACCCTAAATATTTAGAATTAGAAATTACTGAGACTGTATACATGGAGAATATGGATAAGATAATTAATGTATTAAAGGAACTAGATGAAGTGGGAGTAAAGTTTTCTATAGATGATTTTGGGACGGGATACTCATCTTTAGGAGAACTAACTAGATTAGATATAAGTAAACTAAAGATAGATAAATCCTTCATACAAGATGTATTTGTAAGTGATAACAATGCTAAGGTAGTAGAGGCTATCATATCCATGGCCAATAGCTTGAATTTAAATATAGTAGCAGAAGGTGTAGAGACTAAAGAACAATATGATTTCTTAAGAGAACAAAGGTGCAATATGGTTCAAGGGTACTTGTTTAGCAAACCTTTAGATTCTATTAATTTTGAAGAACTCCTTAAGAGTGAATAGTTTTATGACGATATACTATGTGGAGGGATGAAATTGAAGAAAATAGGAATACTAGTACTTTTAATAAGCTTGTTGTTAACTAATACTACTTTTGCCATGGATAAATACATTGGAATTAAAGAATATGAAGCACTTTATAATAATATGAATTTTTCTGATATAAAAAACAGCCCTTATAAAAAATCCATTTATAAGCTGGCCAGTTTATCTATAATTAGGAAAAATGGTTCAGACAAGTTCTATCCAAGTAAGAGTATAAGTAAAGAAGAAGTTATAACTATGCTAGTAAGAATGGCTGGAAAAGAAGAAGAAGTTCAAGAAGTAATAGAAAAGAAAAAATTGAATAACAATAATGAGTTGGAAGCTTATTTAGAAACTGCTAAAAAAATTAAGCTAATAACTAAGGAAGAAGCTAAAAATATATTATATGTATCTGATGAAGAAGAATATAAAATAGAAGATAAGATTGATGAAGAATTAAAGAAAAGACCTAATTATACAGAGGATGAGATAAAAGATTTAGAGGAAAAAATAAGAAGTGAAATGAAACATAAATATACATGGGGTGAATTGGCAAATAGAGAAGAAGTGGCCATATGGATAAGTAGAATTATGGGCCTTAATAAAATAGGTGGATCTAGTAGACAATATGTATATAATTTAAAGGATTATTCAAAAATAAAACCAGAAAATATATCTTTAATTGAGCGAGTATTACAGCTTAAAATAATAGAACCAATAGATGGGTATTTTAAGCCTAATAGCCATATGCGTAGAGATGAAATGGCAGTAATCTTAGATAAAATGAGTAAAAAAATCCTTGAACTAAGGGGTTATTCTGTAAAAGAAGGCGTAATAGATAGTATGGAAAAGTTTGTAGTACCTGTAGAAAATTTGATAACAGGAGAGATAACGGGGAAAAATAATTATGTATATACTATAAGAGACGAAAGTGGAGAGTATAATAAGATCTCAACAGAAGGAGACAATGGATATATTGTATATAACAAATATAATGATACTATAGGATTTCCTAGTGATTTAAATGAATATGACTACATAGAGTACTGGATAAATGATAAAAAAAATATAGTGTATGTGGAAGTAAAATAAGGGCCGGTTAATAACCAGCCCTATTTTTATACCTTTTTAATATTCATAAACTTTTTCTAAATCATTGTCATTTTCGTCATATTCATATTCAGCAATTTTATCATTGTCTTCATCATATACTAATACATCCACATCTTCATCAACTTCATCAGTAATATCGTCACAAACTTTTTCAACAAATTCTCTAAAATCTTCTTTATCTCTATCCTTCCAATCATCAGAATCTTTATCAAATTTGGCGTATATTTTACACTCTATATCATCATTAGACTTTTGTTTTAAAGAGAATTTGCTAAATTCTAAGGTCTTGCTTCCTATTGTATAATCTTCATAATCATCTTCTAAATCATTTTCCACAGAATTTAACTTATCATCAATATCATCGTCATCATCATCTTCATATAATCTTTCATCATTATAATCATAAGTATATTTTTTTATTTGGTCGTCGTCATCATCGTAAACTTTAACAATTACGTCTTTCTTTATGTATTTTATAACCTCTTCACATAAATCCTCTATAAAATCATCAAAGTCATCATCATCTCTATCTTCCCATTTACTATAACTCTTATCAAAGTCTCCATACATTTTTACTAATACTTCGTTGGAATACTTGCTTACTTTAAAGTCTTTAAATCTTAAAGTATTTCCATCGTTTTTATGGGAATCAAAATCTTCTTCTAATATTCTTCTGATGTCTTCAAGGGAAGTATTAGAAGAACTACTAGAAGAACCAGAATCATTTGAAATAGATTTATATAGATTTTGTTGACTTAATTGAAATTTTAGATTTGTTATTTCCATATTTTTTCTATCAAGTTCTGCTTGAAGGGCAGTTATATCAGTAGAACTAGTAGATGGATATATATCCATGGTTTTAGAATTGTTATGCCATGTATAGGAATATCCCATTTCACGAGCTAAGTCATTTATTGGCACATAAACATAACCATTATATATAAATGGAGCAGAATTAAATGCTACATTTTTACCATTATAATTTACCTTAATATTATAAAACCAAGCATTTATCTTTTTAGTGTATGTGGCAGATACTCCTACTACTGTGCTTAATATAAGACAGATTATAAGAGTTATTATTAATTTCTTTTTCATAAGTTACCCCCTTATAATAGATGTTTCCTACATTTTACCATAAATATAAAGTGGGTAATAGTTCTGGTTAATAAATTATTAGTATATGATACTTTTTACCTGTATACTTTTTAAAAACTATTTACCATTGGTTATATATGGTACAATTGAAAATAGAGAAAAAAGTAAAAAAAACTTGAATTTTAGCCGATAAATAAGTAAGTAGACTTTAGAAGGGGAGGTAATTATGACTAAGAAAGTATTAAGTGTAGTTGTGGCTGTGATGGTGTTATTTTCTCTTAATAATTATTCTTATGGAGAGACAGTAGACCCCAATAATATAATCTTAAGTACAAGTCCACAAAATAGTGAAATTAATGTAAGTTTAGACCCATTAATAAAAATATCATTTACCCATGAAATTCAATTTTTGGATAGTAGTAAGAGTAATTATATAACCTTAACTTCCAATGAGGGGGCATATTTACTAGATAATAGCGGAATAGAAATAGGCGGAACTGGAAATAAGGAACTACTTATAAACATAATGGATGAAAGAGATGGTGTATTTAATCTTAAGAAAAATACGGAGTATACATTAACTATTAGTCCTAATATGGTTAGATTAGTAGGAGTAACAGATATTAGTGGAAATGAAGTGAAAAATAAAGAGATACAATTAGTCTTTACAACTACGGGAGATGGAAGTATTCCTAATGTAGTTAAATATTCCTCTAATGAAAATTTTATGGATGACATAA
It encodes the following:
- a CDS encoding S-layer homology domain-containing protein, coding for MKKIGILVLLISLLLTNTTFAMDKYIGIKEYEALYNNMNFSDIKNSPYKKSIYKLASLSIIRKNGSDKFYPSKSISKEEVITMLVRMAGKEEEVQEVIEKKKLNNNNELEAYLETAKKIKLITKEEAKNILYVSDEEEYKIEDKIDEELKKRPNYTEDEIKDLEEKIRSEMKHKYTWGELANREEVAIWISRIMGLNKIGGSSRQYVYNLKDYSKIKPENISLIERVLQLKIIEPIDGYFKPNSHMRRDEMAVILDKMSKKILELRGYSVKEGVIDSMEKFVVPVENLITGEITGKNNYVYTIRDESGEYNKISTEGDNGYIVYNKYNDTIGFPSDLNEYDYIEYWINDKKNIVYVEVK
- a CDS encoding stalk domain-containing protein, whose amino-acid sequence is MKKKLIITLIICLILSTVVGVSATYTKKINAWFYNIKVNYNGKNVAFNSAPFIYNGYVYVPINDLAREMGYSYTWHNNSKTMDIYPSTSSTDITALQAELDRKNMEITNLKFQLSQQNLYKSISNDSGSSSSSSNTSLEDIRRILEEDFDSHKNDGNTLRFKDFKVSKYSNEVLVKMYGDFDKSYSKWEDRDDDDFDDFIEDLCEEVIKYIKKDVIVKVYDDDDDQIKKYTYDYNDERLYEDDDDDDIDDKLNSVENDLEDDYEDYTIGSKTLEFSKFSLKQKSNDDIECKIYAKFDKDSDDWKDRDKEDFREFVEKVCDDITDEVDEDVDVLVYDEDNDKIAEYEYDENDNDLEKVYEY
- a CDS encoding ABC transporter substrate binding protein; the encoded protein is MKNKIFGIVIIFIMCFQIISYGEEKNRVLVINSYSPTFISYDRLEAGIRSVLKKENVNLHMEYMDSKRFSDETHLRNFYESLSYKLSNGEKYDLIMATDDNALLFVEKYYDELFKGLPVVFSGVNDIEKGMSFNENPNFTGVLEAISLRETLDIIGNFQRNVSNVYFIMDKTTSSDATIEEIKNTMKYYENLKFRQLSLKEMSFDQLFSKISRINKKDSVIIMSAFKDMNDKSMTFEESLNEIIKNSKAPVYHLWEHGIGNGIVGGKVVSQYEQARTAATIALNILNGEEISIIKVVEKSPNKYIFDYKELKKHDISLNKIPNNSTILNKPFEELRKYKVWIQITIGFIFLSFVIIIILYKSILTRNKVEKELKIQKSYFKQLFEKSPEAILILDEYERVNHINKSFIELFKVNIEDIKGKTVEEVAIRYLEDEITIEQVMANWEDKLKSGEIYKDVVSINGRSGNRHLKITAYAIKNDSNYMGAYIICSDITNEKEREDTIEYLAYKDPLTDLYNRRFFNDKLKEEVQKGKDIAVMFMDLDGFKKINDTLGHGAGDIILKTCSQRLIDIMGKGEIIARMGGDEFIALFTNPEKINGIIGTSQKIIESIEEPFYTDKEKIYLSASIGIAKYPEHGQDSGTLIKNADIAMYKAKKRKEEKIEIYVPELDEKIQEEFIIENNLRGALGKEEISVNYQPILNTHTNKIIGAETLIRWNSPELGYVSPFNFIPIAEQNGMIHEIGRWVLREACRQNKEWQNNGYDHMFIAVNVSVKQLEKKDFAKTVIDILNETGLDPKYLELEITETVYMENMDKIINVLKELDEVGVKFSIDDFGTGYSSLGELTRLDISKLKIDKSFIQDVFVSDNNAKVVEAIISMANSLNLNIVAEGVETKEQYDFLREQRCNMVQGYLFSKPLDSINFEELLKSE